The following are encoded in a window of Streptomyces sp. 11x1 genomic DNA:
- a CDS encoding Na+/H+ antiporter: MHFLPLLLLVAGSATVAGVARRTPVPAPLLLVAAGLAVSYLPGVPHYELDPEIVLPLILPPLLYTAAGDSSYLDLRAQLRPVALLSVGYVLFATLAVGWAAYLIVPGMPLTAALVLGAVVAPPDAVAATAVARRVGLPSRITTILQGESLVNDATAITAYRVALAATVGEGASWTGGIVEFLVAAIGGVAVGLLLMVPIHWLRTHLEEALLQNTLSLLIPFVAYGLAEWVHASGVLAVVVVGLYLGYRNWQVDFATRLQEEAVWKMVAFLLESAVFALIGLQLPVVLEGLGEYEGGRATWYAVAVFLVVVASRFVWVYPATFLPRMVSRRIREREDDPTWKGPFVIAWAGMRGVVSLAIAFSIPLTVNGGEDFPERNLILFLTFTTVIGTLVIQGLTLPALIRFLKLPGRDQQAETLAEANAQAQASRAAEARLDELLADESNELPPPLVDRLRTVLERRRNAVWERLGAVNPVTGESVDDTYSRLSREMIGAEREVFVRLRDGRYIDDEMLRTLLRRLDLEEAAVYREAS, from the coding sequence ATGCACTTTTTGCCCCTGCTGTTGCTGGTCGCAGGGAGTGCGACGGTCGCCGGGGTCGCCCGGCGCACGCCGGTGCCCGCCCCGCTGCTGCTGGTCGCGGCGGGGCTCGCGGTGTCGTACCTGCCCGGGGTGCCGCACTACGAACTCGACCCCGAGATCGTCCTGCCGCTGATCCTGCCGCCGCTGCTGTACACCGCCGCCGGCGACAGCTCCTACCTCGACCTGCGGGCCCAACTGCGACCCGTGGCCCTGCTGTCGGTCGGTTACGTCCTCTTCGCGACCCTCGCCGTGGGCTGGGCCGCCTACCTGATCGTGCCGGGGATGCCGCTGACCGCCGCGTTGGTGCTCGGCGCGGTGGTGGCGCCGCCGGACGCGGTCGCGGCGACGGCGGTCGCCCGGCGGGTGGGTCTGCCGTCGCGGATCACCACGATCCTGCAGGGCGAGTCCCTGGTGAACGACGCGACCGCGATCACCGCCTACCGGGTGGCCCTCGCGGCCACCGTCGGCGAGGGCGCGAGCTGGACCGGCGGGATCGTGGAGTTCCTGGTGGCGGCGATCGGCGGTGTCGCGGTGGGCCTGCTGCTGATGGTGCCGATCCACTGGCTGCGCACCCACCTCGAGGAAGCGCTGCTCCAGAACACCCTCTCCCTGCTCATCCCCTTCGTCGCCTATGGGCTCGCCGAGTGGGTGCACGCCTCCGGGGTGCTCGCCGTGGTCGTCGTCGGTCTGTACCTCGGCTACCGCAACTGGCAGGTCGACTTCGCCACCCGCCTCCAGGAGGAGGCCGTCTGGAAGATGGTCGCCTTTCTCCTGGAATCGGCCGTGTTCGCCCTCATCGGACTCCAGCTCCCGGTCGTCCTCGAAGGGCTGGGCGAGTACGAGGGGGGCCGCGCCACGTGGTACGCCGTGGCCGTCTTCCTCGTGGTCGTCGCGTCCCGGTTCGTGTGGGTCTATCCGGCGACCTTCCTGCCGCGCATGGTGTCGCGGCGCATCCGGGAACGTGAGGACGACCCCACCTGGAAGGGGCCGTTCGTCATCGCCTGGGCCGGCATGCGGGGTGTCGTCTCGCTGGCCATCGCCTTCTCGATCCCGCTCACCGTGAACGGCGGGGAAGACTTCCCCGAGCGGAACCTGATCCTCTTCCTGACCTTCACGACGGTCATCGGGACCCTGGTCATCCAGGGACTGACCCTGCCCGCGCTGATCCGCTTCCTGAAGCTGCCGGGACGCGACCAGCAGGCCGAGACCCTCGCCGAGGCCAACGCCCAGGCCCAGGCGTCCCGGGCGGCCGAGGCCCGGCTGGACGAACTCCTCGCGGACGAGAGCAACGAACTGCCGCCGCCGCTGGTCGACCGCCTCCGCACCGTCCTGGAACGGCGCCGCAACGCCGTCTGGGAGCGGCTCGGCGCCGTGAACCCGGTGACCGGGGAGAGCGTCGACGACACCTACAGCCGTCTGTCCCGCGAGATGATCGGCGCGGAACGCGAGGTCTTCGTCAGACTGCGGGACGGCAGGTACATCGACGACGAGATGCTGCGCACCCTGCTGCGCAGGCTGGACCTGGAGGAGGCGGCCGTCTACCGGGAGGCCTCCTAG
- a CDS encoding SigB/SigF/SigG family RNA polymerase sigma factor: MRNGDGPVRDEERGTRELPAEDDGGPSGPAHLTDGVDGIPEQARPHPEDESSAAGASRWAEPSDDEVPSDGQRDPEGALRSTTSSRGRTGASPARAQSRAGGTVTAGGTMSEHERHDEAGAPNAQPVRSTQHDPQDRSGARALFVELRALPDGSAEYAELRNRLVRMHLPLVEHLARRFRNRGEPLDDLTQVATIGLIKSVDRFDPDRGVEFSTYATPTVVGEIKRHFRDKGWAVRVPRRLQELRLALTTATAELSQQHGRSPTVHELAEKLAISEEEVLEGLESANAYSTLSLDVPDTDDESPAVADTLGAEDEALEGVEYRESLKPLLEDLPPREKRILLLRFFGNMTQSQIAQEVGISQMHVSRLLARTLAQLREKLLVEE; the protein is encoded by the coding sequence GTGAGGAACGGGGACGGGCCGGTGCGGGACGAAGAACGCGGCACACGGGAACTGCCCGCTGAGGACGACGGCGGTCCGAGTGGGCCGGCGCATCTGACGGACGGCGTCGACGGCATCCCCGAGCAGGCCCGGCCGCACCCGGAGGACGAGTCCTCGGCGGCGGGAGCGTCTCGGTGGGCGGAGCCGTCCGACGACGAGGTGCCCTCCGACGGACAACGGGATCCGGAGGGTGCCCTACGGAGCACCACGTCCTCACGAGGGCGGACTGGGGCCTCCCCCGCTCGAGCACAGTCGAGAGCTGGGGGAACGGTGACGGCGGGCGGGACTATGAGCGAGCACGAGCGACACGACGAGGCGGGCGCGCCGAACGCGCAGCCCGTGCGGAGCACACAGCACGACCCGCAGGACCGCAGCGGGGCGCGAGCCCTGTTCGTCGAGCTGCGCGCCCTGCCGGACGGCAGCGCCGAGTACGCGGAGCTGCGCAACCGGCTCGTCCGGATGCACCTGCCGCTCGTTGAGCACCTCGCACGCCGGTTCCGCAACCGCGGCGAGCCGCTGGACGACCTGACCCAGGTCGCCACCATCGGCCTGATCAAGTCCGTGGACCGCTTCGACCCGGACCGCGGCGTGGAGTTCTCCACGTACGCGACCCCGACGGTCGTCGGCGAGATCAAGCGGCACTTCCGCGACAAGGGCTGGGCGGTACGGGTGCCGCGTCGGCTCCAGGAGCTGCGGCTCGCGCTGACCACGGCCACGGCCGAGCTGTCGCAGCAGCACGGGCGTTCCCCGACGGTGCACGAGCTGGCCGAGAAGCTGGCCATCTCCGAGGAGGAGGTGCTGGAGGGCCTGGAGTCGGCCAACGCGTACTCCACACTCTCCCTGGACGTCCCCGACACCGACGACGAGTCCCCGGCGGTCGCGGACACCCTCGGCGCGGAGGACGAGGCGCTGGAGGGCGTCGAGTACCGGGAGTCTTTGAAGCCGTTGCTGGAGGACCTCCCGCCGCGCGAGAAGCGGATCCTGCTGCTGCGGTTCTTCGGCAACATGACCCAGTCGCAGATCGCCCAGGAGGTCGGCATCTCCCAGATGCACGTCTCCCGACTGCTGGCGCGCACCCTGGCGCAACTGCGGGAGAAGCTGCTCGTCGAGGAGTAG
- a CDS encoding helix-turn-helix transcriptional regulator, with protein MDRDDLVRLRRARDRMDREYAEPLDVPALARTALMSPGHFQRSFRAAFGETPYGYLMTRRTERAKALLRRGDLTVTEVCMAVGCTSLGSFSSRFTELVGETPSAYRARSHEEGAAVPACVAKRLTRPSRHRVRMTEPDEVP; from the coding sequence ATGGACCGGGACGATCTGGTGCGGCTGCGGCGGGCACGGGACCGCATGGACCGCGAGTACGCCGAGCCGCTGGACGTGCCCGCGCTCGCCCGCACCGCGCTGATGTCCCCCGGGCACTTCCAGCGCAGCTTCCGCGCGGCGTTCGGCGAGACTCCGTACGGCTACCTCATGACCCGCCGGACAGAGCGCGCCAAGGCGCTGCTGCGCCGCGGCGACCTCACGGTGACGGAGGTGTGCATGGCCGTGGGCTGTACGTCGCTGGGCTCCTTCAGCTCCCGCTTCACGGAGCTGGTCGGCGAGACACCGAGCGCGTACCGGGCCCGCTCGCACGAGGAGGGCGCGGCCGTCCCCGCCTGTGTCGCGAAGCGCCTGACCCGGCCGTCCCGACACCGCGTACGCATGACGGAACCCGACGAAGTGCCCTAG
- a CDS encoding VOC family protein: protein MPIRWAYAFVDRPTAVFERACAFWTAVTATRLSARRGDQGEFVTLLPETGDACVKAQGVGSGGGAHLDLVVEDVPALVGRAVRLGAEVVAPHDGWAVLHSPAGQLFCVVPWHGEAERPPVVNGSRLDQVCLDVPPAAFAAEVTFWAALTGWDSHPGSRPEFHVLRPSAGLPLRILLQRLDTPRPATAHLDLACADIDATRAHHESIGATCVSRQLHWTVMRDPAGGTYCLTGRSPETGGLPPAAE from the coding sequence GTGCCGATCCGGTGGGCGTACGCCTTCGTCGATCGGCCGACGGCCGTGTTCGAGCGGGCCTGCGCCTTCTGGACGGCGGTCACGGCGACGCGGCTGTCCGCGCGCCGGGGCGATCAGGGCGAGTTCGTCACCCTGCTGCCCGAGACCGGCGACGCCTGTGTGAAGGCGCAGGGGGTCGGGTCGGGCGGCGGCGCTCACCTGGACCTCGTGGTCGAGGACGTCCCCGCGCTCGTCGGCCGGGCGGTCCGGCTCGGGGCCGAGGTGGTCGCCCCGCACGACGGCTGGGCGGTGCTGCACTCGCCCGCCGGGCAGCTCTTCTGCGTGGTGCCGTGGCACGGAGAGGCCGAGCGGCCGCCCGTCGTGAACGGCAGCCGGCTGGACCAGGTGTGCCTCGACGTGCCGCCGGCCGCCTTCGCGGCTGAGGTCACCTTCTGGGCGGCCCTGACCGGGTGGGACTCCCACCCGGGTTCCCGCCCGGAGTTCCATGTCCTGCGCCCGTCGGCCGGCCTCCCCCTCCGCATCCTCCTCCAGCGACTCGACACTCCTCGCCCGGCCACCGCCCACCTCGACCTCGCCTGCGCCGACATCGACGCCACCCGTGCGCACCATGAATCCATCGGCGCCACCTGTGTGTCCCGTCAGCTCCATTGGACCGTGATGCGCGATCCGGCGGGCGGCACGTACTGCCTGACGGGCCGGTCCCCGGAGACGGGCGGGCTGCCTCCGGCGGCGGAGTGA
- a CDS encoding UBP-type zinc finger domain-containing protein has protein sequence MKQCTHTEALPHPEPDPLSDTCPECLAAGSHPVQLRMCLECGHVGCCDSSPMRHATAHHKESGHPIMRTFEAGETWRWCFVDHVLV, from the coding sequence ATGAAACAGTGCACGCACACGGAGGCGCTGCCGCACCCCGAGCCCGATCCCCTGAGCGACACCTGCCCGGAGTGCCTGGCCGCCGGGAGCCACCCGGTGCAGCTGCGGATGTGCCTGGAGTGCGGACACGTGGGTTGCTGCGACTCCTCGCCGATGCGCCACGCCACCGCGCACCACAAGGAGAGCGGCCATCCCATCATGCGTACGTTCGAGGCCGGCGAGACCTGGCGCTGGTGCTTCGTGGACCATGTACTCGTTTGA
- a CDS encoding family 2 encapsulin nanocompartment cargo protein polyprenyl transferase, giving the protein MGESATEAKRGPAGAGGSAGRVGAASGPDGHEAAGILEQARLSVDPELRRAVGSLPGSMRRVARYHFGWEDADGTPVTGNAGKAIRPALVLAAVAALGGRESTAVRAAAAVELVHNFTLLHDDVMDRDTTRRHRATAWTVFGIPDAILAGDALQALAQQLLAQDPHPASTAAAARLSACVVELCAGQHTDTELEGRRPEEVTLDEVLVMAEAKTGALLGCACAVGALYAGAGEEDVKALDAFGREAGLAFQLIDDVIGIWGDPSHTGKPAGADLMVRKKSLPVVAALASGTLEALELAELYGLPYTEGDLERTASVVERAGGRDWAQIQAADRMARAMHELSRAVPDPESAGGLLALAEFVTRRSS; this is encoded by the coding sequence ATGGGTGAGTCCGCGACGGAGGCGAAGCGGGGCCCCGCCGGTGCCGGCGGGTCGGCCGGCCGGGTGGGCGCGGCAAGCGGACCTGACGGACACGAGGCGGCAGGAATCCTGGAACAGGCGCGGCTGTCGGTCGATCCCGAACTGCGCCGGGCCGTCGGGTCCTTACCGGGTTCGATGCGTCGCGTCGCGCGCTACCACTTCGGCTGGGAGGACGCGGACGGCACCCCGGTCACGGGGAACGCGGGCAAGGCGATACGCCCGGCGCTGGTCCTGGCCGCCGTCGCCGCCCTCGGCGGGCGCGAGTCCACCGCCGTGAGGGCCGCCGCCGCGGTGGAGCTGGTGCACAACTTCACGCTGCTGCACGACGACGTGATGGACCGGGACACCACGCGTAGACACCGGGCCACCGCGTGGACCGTGTTCGGGATCCCCGACGCGATCCTGGCCGGGGACGCACTCCAGGCCCTGGCCCAGCAACTGCTCGCCCAGGACCCGCATCCGGCGTCGACCGCGGCCGCAGCCCGGCTCTCGGCCTGTGTCGTGGAACTCTGCGCCGGCCAGCACACCGACACCGAGCTGGAGGGGCGCCGGCCGGAGGAGGTCACTCTCGACGAGGTGCTCGTCATGGCCGAGGCGAAGACGGGCGCGCTGCTCGGCTGTGCCTGTGCGGTGGGCGCGTTGTACGCGGGCGCCGGTGAGGAGGACGTCAAGGCCCTGGACGCGTTCGGACGGGAGGCCGGCCTGGCCTTCCAGCTCATCGACGACGTGATCGGCATCTGGGGCGACCCGAGCCACACCGGCAAGCCGGCCGGAGCGGATCTCATGGTCCGCAAGAAGTCCCTCCCGGTGGTCGCCGCCCTCGCCTCCGGCACCCTGGAGGCTCTCGAACTCGCCGAGCTGTACGGACTGCCGTACACGGAGGGGGACCTGGAGCGCACGGCATCGGTCGTGGAGCGGGCAGGTGGGCGCGACTGGGCGCAGATCCAAGCCGCCGACCGTATGGCCAGGGCCATGCACGAACTCTCCCGCGCGGTCCCTGACCCGGAGTCGGCCGGCGGCCTGCTCGCACTGGCCGAATTCGTGACGCGCCGCAGCAGCTGA
- a CDS encoding family 2B encapsulin nanocompartment shell protein, which yields MSVGEEVRSQQDRPQQSLGTAAARNLATTTKSTPQMQEISSRWLLRTLPWVNVQGGTYRVNRRLTYAVGDGRVTFVKTGDQVAVIPAELGELPALRTYEDIDVLGELAQRCEQREFAPGDVLAEFGSQADEVYLLAHGKVEKIGTGPYGDDAVLGVLADGAYFGEQALLDPDAIWEYTARAVTACTVLVLPRQAVEQLAERAETLSEHLQEQRSIPSQRTNKYGEKEIDLAAGHSGEPDIPHTFVDYEAAPREYELSVAQTVLRIHTRVADLYNQPMNQTEQQIRLTVEALKERQEHELINNREFGLLHNCEYDQRLQPHDGVPSPDDLDELLCRRRGTKMLLAHPRAISAFGRELNKRGLVPETIDIAGNRIPTWRGVPIYPCNKIPVTEARTTSIIALRTGEEDQGVIGLRAASIPDEIEPSLSVRFMGINEQAIIKYLVTAYYSAAVLVPDALGVLENVEIGRWR from the coding sequence ATGTCGGTAGGCGAAGAGGTTCGCTCGCAGCAGGACAGGCCGCAGCAGAGTCTCGGCACGGCCGCTGCCCGGAACCTGGCCACCACCACGAAGTCCACGCCCCAGATGCAGGAGATCAGCTCGCGCTGGCTGCTGCGCACCCTGCCGTGGGTGAACGTGCAGGGCGGCACGTACCGGGTGAACAGGCGGCTCACCTACGCGGTCGGCGACGGCCGCGTCACCTTTGTGAAGACCGGCGACCAGGTCGCCGTCATCCCCGCGGAGCTCGGCGAACTGCCGGCCCTGCGGACCTACGAGGACATCGACGTCCTGGGCGAGCTGGCCCAGCGGTGCGAGCAGCGGGAGTTCGCGCCCGGCGACGTCCTGGCCGAATTCGGCAGCCAGGCGGACGAGGTGTACCTGCTCGCGCACGGCAAGGTCGAGAAGATCGGCACCGGCCCCTACGGCGACGACGCGGTCCTCGGCGTACTGGCCGACGGCGCCTACTTCGGCGAGCAGGCACTGCTCGACCCCGACGCGATCTGGGAGTACACGGCTCGCGCGGTCACCGCGTGCACGGTGCTCGTCCTGCCGCGTCAGGCCGTCGAGCAACTCGCCGAGCGCGCCGAGACGCTCAGCGAGCACCTGCAGGAACAGCGCTCGATCCCGTCGCAGCGCACCAACAAGTACGGCGAGAAGGAGATCGACCTCGCCGCCGGCCACAGCGGCGAGCCGGACATCCCGCACACCTTCGTCGACTACGAGGCCGCGCCGCGCGAGTACGAACTCAGCGTCGCCCAGACCGTCCTGCGCATCCACACCCGCGTGGCCGACCTCTACAACCAGCCGATGAACCAGACCGAGCAGCAGATCAGGCTCACGGTCGAGGCGTTGAAGGAGCGCCAGGAGCACGAGCTCATCAACAACCGGGAGTTCGGCCTCCTGCACAACTGCGAGTACGACCAGCGGCTCCAGCCCCACGACGGCGTGCCCAGCCCGGACGACCTGGACGAGCTGCTCTGCCGCCGCCGGGGCACCAAGATGCTCCTCGCCCACCCGCGTGCGATCTCCGCGTTCGGCCGCGAGCTGAACAAGCGTGGACTGGTCCCCGAGACCATCGACATCGCCGGGAACCGCATCCCCACCTGGCGGGGCGTGCCGATCTACCCGTGCAACAAGATCCCTGTGACCGAGGCCAGGACCACGTCGATCATCGCCCTGCGTACCGGCGAGGAGGACCAGGGCGTCATCGGTCTGCGGGCCGCGAGCATCCCCGACGAGATCGAGCCCAGCCTGTCCGTCCGGTTCATGGGCATCAACGAACAGGCGATCATCAAGTACCTCGTGACGGCCTACTACTCGGCCGCGGTCCTGGTCCCCGACGCGCTCGGCGTGCTGGAGAACGTCGAGATCGGCCGCTGGCGGTGA
- a CDS encoding diacylglycerol kinase family protein, translating to MRALLVVNPAATTTSARTRDVLIHALASEMKLEAVTTEYRGHARDLARQAAEGKGDIELVVALGGDGTVNEVVNGLLHHGPDPDRLPRLAVVPGGSTNVFARALGLPNDAVEATGVLLDALRESRERTVGLGMASGTPGTEDEAVPSRWFTFCAGLGFDAGVIGRVEQQRERGRKSTHALYLRQAFRQFLEEPHRRLGTITLERAGEDPISDLVLSIVCNTSPWTFLGNRPVYASPKASFDKGLDVLGLSRMSTPALARYGTQLLTSSPERGPQGKHATTLHDLTDFTLHSKVPLPLQMDGDHLGLRTSVTFTGVRRALRVIV from the coding sequence ATGCGTGCACTTCTCGTGGTCAATCCGGCGGCAACCACCACAAGCGCACGTACGCGCGATGTGCTGATCCACGCTCTCGCGAGCGAGATGAAGCTGGAGGCGGTGACCACCGAGTACCGGGGTCACGCCCGGGATCTCGCCCGCCAGGCCGCGGAGGGCAAGGGCGACATAGAACTGGTCGTCGCGCTCGGCGGCGACGGCACGGTCAACGAGGTCGTCAACGGCCTGCTGCACCACGGCCCCGACCCCGACCGTCTGCCCCGTCTCGCCGTGGTCCCCGGCGGCTCCACCAATGTCTTCGCCCGCGCCCTGGGTCTGCCCAACGACGCCGTGGAGGCGACCGGCGTCCTGCTCGACGCGCTGCGCGAGAGCCGGGAGCGCACCGTCGGCCTGGGCATGGCCTCCGGCACCCCGGGCACGGAGGACGAGGCGGTCCCGTCCCGCTGGTTCACCTTCTGCGCGGGCCTCGGATTCGACGCGGGTGTGATCGGCCGGGTCGAGCAACAGCGGGAACGCGGACGGAAATCCACACACGCCCTTTACCTGCGTCAGGCTTTCCGGCAGTTTCTGGAAGAGCCCCATCGCAGACTCGGCACGATCACTTTGGAGCGGGCCGGCGAGGACCCGATTTCCGATCTTGTGCTGTCCATAGTCTGCAACACGTCCCCGTGGACGTTTCTGGGCAATCGCCCGGTGTACGCGTCGCCTAAGGCCTCGTTCGATAAAGGTCTCGACGTGCTCGGTCTCAGCCGCATGTCGACGCCCGCGCTCGCCCGATATGGCACACAGTTGCTCACTTCGTCCCCCGAGCGGGGACCCCAGGGCAAGCACGCCACCACCCTGCACGACCTGACCGACTTCACCTTGCATTCGAAGGTGCCTCTCCCCCTCCAGATGGACGGCGACCACCTCGGACTGCGAACGAGCGTGACGTTCACAGGCGTACGCCGTGCACTGCGTGTGATTGTGTGA
- a CDS encoding VOC family protein, producing the protein MTTNDPNAARGLPAPDVKLAQCFLAVDDHDKALAFYRDVLGMEVRGDVGFEGMRWVTVGSPLQPDVEIVLEPPAADPDISPADRETIANLLAKGVLRGVNFTTTDCDALYSRVEASGADVLQAPTDQPYGVRDCAFRDPAGNMLRFMQRRD; encoded by the coding sequence ATGACTACGAACGATCCGAACGCCGCGCGCGGCCTCCCGGCCCCGGACGTGAAGCTCGCCCAGTGCTTCCTCGCCGTCGACGACCACGACAAGGCGCTCGCTTTCTACCGCGACGTCCTGGGCATGGAGGTCCGTGGCGACGTGGGCTTCGAGGGCATGCGCTGGGTGACCGTGGGCTCGCCGCTCCAACCGGACGTCGAGATCGTCCTGGAGCCGCCTGCCGCCGACCCCGACATCTCCCCCGCCGACCGCGAGACCATCGCCAACCTCCTCGCCAAGGGCGTCCTGCGCGGCGTCAACTTCACCACCACCGACTGCGACGCCCTCTACAGCCGCGTCGAAGCCTCCGGTGCCGACGTCCTCCAGGCCCCCACGGACCAGCCGTACGGCGTCCGCGACTGCGCGTTCCGCGACCCCGCGGGCAACATGCTGCGCTTCATGCAACGCCGGGACTGA
- a CDS encoding YciI family protein, whose product MKFLMMVLGTRADYEGMRGQTSEHSPAWTPEQLRAMYAYMSAINDDLTETGEMIDGQGLAEPASTRFVTADVDGKPVVTDGPYPDTAELLAGYWLLDCADLDRVTEIAARVAQCPGPEGLKEYPVVIRPVLEGAQDI is encoded by the coding sequence ATGAAGTTCCTGATGATGGTCCTCGGCACGCGGGCGGACTACGAGGGCATGCGGGGCCAGACCTCCGAGCACTCCCCGGCCTGGACGCCGGAGCAGCTGCGGGCCATGTACGCCTACATGAGCGCGATCAACGACGACCTCACCGAGACCGGGGAGATGATCGACGGGCAGGGGCTGGCCGAGCCGGCGAGCACCCGGTTCGTCACGGCGGACGTCGACGGCAAACCGGTGGTCACGGACGGCCCGTACCCGGACACTGCCGAACTGCTCGCCGGCTACTGGCTCCTGGACTGCGCCGACCTGGACCGGGTCACGGAGATCGCGGCCCGCGTCGCCCAGTGCCCCGGGCCGGAGGGGCTCAAGGAGTACCCGGTGGTCATCCGCCCGGTGCTGGAGGGTGCGCAGGACATCTGA
- a CDS encoding pyridoxal-phosphate dependent enzyme encodes MTGQPSAPDDLTSVLKPRLPSPLQEIADERFARHGLRLLLKRDDLIHPRLVGNKWRKLAPNLRAAAGRPLLTFGGAYSNHLRATAAAGHLLGLPTIGVVRGQELADRPLNPSLARCTADGMRLHFVDRSTYRHKSDPATLVAVLRAADADGAYVVPEGGSNALAVTGCQDLGAELRGRADVVALACGTGGTLAGLAAGLAPDQRSLGIPVLKGGFLDEEIRQLQHRAFGGPRGDWNLDDRFHFGGYARSSPELDAFADDFETRHHLPVERLYVAKLLYGLVALAAEGAFPRGTTVAAVITGRPFPEPSAPA; translated from the coding sequence GTGACCGGCCAGCCCTCCGCCCCCGACGACCTCACCAGCGTCCTGAAGCCCAGGCTGCCGTCACCCCTCCAGGAGATCGCGGACGAACGCTTCGCCCGCCACGGCCTCCGGTTGCTGCTCAAGCGCGACGACCTGATCCATCCGCGGCTCGTCGGCAACAAGTGGCGCAAGCTGGCCCCGAACCTGCGCGCGGCGGCGGGCCGCCCGCTGCTCACCTTCGGCGGCGCCTACTCCAACCATCTGCGCGCGACCGCCGCCGCGGGTCACCTGCTGGGCCTGCCCACCATCGGCGTGGTCCGCGGCCAGGAGCTGGCCGACCGCCCTCTCAACCCCTCCCTGGCCCGCTGCACGGCGGACGGCATGCGGCTGCACTTCGTCGACAGGTCGACGTATCGCCACAAGTCCGACCCGGCCACACTGGTCGCCGTCCTGCGCGCCGCCGACGCCGACGGCGCGTACGTGGTCCCCGAGGGCGGCAGCAACGCCCTCGCCGTCACGGGCTGCCAGGACCTCGGCGCGGAGCTGCGCGGCCGGGCCGACGTCGTGGCCCTCGCCTGCGGCACCGGCGGCACGCTCGCCGGACTGGCCGCGGGGCTGGCCCCCGACCAACGCTCCCTCGGCATTCCGGTTCTCAAGGGTGGCTTCCTCGACGAGGAGATACGACAGCTTCAGCACAGGGCGTTCGGCGGGCCGCGCGGCGACTGGAATCTCGACGACCGCTTCCACTTCGGCGGTTACGCACGGAGCTCACCCGAACTGGACGCCTTCGCGGACGACTTCGAGACGCGCCACCACCTCCCGGTGGAACGTCTCTATGTCGCCAAGTTGCTCTACGGACTCGTCGCCCTGGCGGCGGAGGGCGCCTTCCCGCGCGGGACGACGGTCGCCGCGGTGATCACCGGCCGCCCGTTCCCGGAGCCCTCGGCCCCGGCATGA
- a CDS encoding N-acetylmuramoyl-L-alanine amidase, whose product MAPPMSASRFLTVLKNEGVRVVEVGDWEHHNRNHVGPWGPVHGVMIHHTVTSGSERTVRICRNGYSGLPGPLCHGVITKDGRVHLVGYGRANHAGLGDDDVLRAVIAERPLPADNEANTDGNRHFYGFECENLGDGEDPWPAAQLEAIERVSAAVCRHHGWNQRSVIGHLEWQPGKVDPRGFTMTGMRERVRDRLKSGTVW is encoded by the coding sequence ATGGCCCCACCCATGTCCGCGAGCAGGTTTCTCACCGTCCTGAAGAACGAGGGCGTCCGGGTCGTCGAGGTCGGCGACTGGGAACATCACAACCGCAACCATGTGGGCCCCTGGGGGCCCGTCCACGGCGTGATGATCCACCACACCGTCACCTCCGGCAGCGAACGCACCGTCCGTATCTGCCGCAACGGGTACTCGGGGCTGCCGGGCCCGTTGTGCCACGGCGTGATCACCAAGGACGGCCGGGTGCACCTCGTCGGCTACGGCCGGGCCAACCACGCCGGCCTGGGCGACGACGACGTGCTGCGGGCCGTGATCGCCGAGAGGCCGCTGCCCGCGGACAACGAGGCCAACACGGACGGCAACCGCCATTTCTACGGCTTCGAGTGCGAGAACCTCGGCGACGGCGAGGATCCCTGGCCGGCGGCGCAGCTCGAGGCCATCGAGCGGGTCTCCGCCGCCGTCTGCCGCCACCACGGCTGGAACCAGCGATCCGTCATCGGGCACCTCGAATGGCAGCCCGGGAAGGTCGACCCCCGGGGATTCACCATGACCGGCATGAGAGAACGCGTCCGGGACCGTCTGAAATCCGGGACCGTCTGGTAG
- a CDS encoding anti-sigma regulatory factor: MSQIAGEPGTQDFVEVRLPAAGAYLSVLRTATAGLAARLDFTLDEIEDLRIAVDEACAILLQQAVPGSVLSCVFRLVDDSLEVTVSAPTTDGHAPSRDTFAWTVLSALAGKVSSAVADDKTVSISLYKQRGAGPGPA; this comes from the coding sequence GTGTCCCAGATCGCAGGCGAGCCCGGGACCCAGGACTTCGTGGAAGTCCGGCTGCCGGCCGCGGGTGCCTACCTGTCGGTGCTGCGTACGGCGACGGCCGGCCTCGCGGCCCGTTTGGACTTCACCCTCGACGAGATCGAGGACCTGCGCATCGCGGTCGACGAGGCCTGCGCGATCCTGCTTCAGCAGGCCGTGCCCGGCTCGGTGCTCAGCTGTGTCTTCCGTCTGGTCGACGATTCGCTGGAGGTCACGGTCTCGGCCCCCACCACCGACGGCCACGCCCCCTCGCGCGACACCTTCGCCTGGACCGTGCTGTCGGCCCTGGCGGGCAAGGTCTCCTCCGCGGTGGCCGACGACAAAACCGTTTCGATCAGCCTCTACAAACAGCGCGGCGCGGGACCCGGGCCGGCGTGA